The genomic stretch ATTGTTCTTTTTAAACCTTAAATAATCTGGAAGGAAGTGTTGGTATCTATGCCAATGGGAAATTTTACTATAGCTGTCTGGTTTTTCGACGGAGGAAACACAGGAAACCAAATGACAAAAAACAAATAAACTAAATAGTCTAAGTAAGGATTTCATAAGTATGAGTTTTGAAAATTAAAATGATATGTCAACTACAGGTTAATCGCCATACCTTGAAATACCAAACAAACAGAGAGATAAAGTTTGAAAGTTGATAATGCCTAACTTTTTTTAGAAGTTACTTTCTTTGGCAGATTTTTTTCATAAATCTGAATCCAATCCTTGGGGCCTATCTTTGATACAAGCTCTCCAATCAGTTTCCAAGGCATGTCTTCTAACTTTTTAAATCGGATACAACTTTTCCCCATATCCAATTTGGTTTTACAATGTTTTGGATATTCGGTTTGGAACCATTTTAGTAATTTCTCATCTGCGTAAATTCCCATATGATAGAGGGCGAGTCCATTCTTTTGAGATGCAATATGGATAAAAGGAAGTGCTAGTTCCGGGGTTACATGATAACCTGCAGGATACGTTTTTTTAGGCACAACAAACCCAATCATTTTGTATTGGATGGTTTCCTCAAAACCTTTGGGGAGATTCTTTTTAACGATGTCTCGGAGTTTGGAAAATGATTCCCTTCGATCTTCTGGTAAGGATTGGATGTATTCGAAAGCAGTGTTTGGCATGGTATTGAATAAACTTTGTTTGGAATTAAGACCAAATAGTTTTTAAACCAGATATTTTGTATTTTTTTATTTCTAAATCTTTCGAGATAAAAATGAATTT from Leptospira congkakensis encodes the following:
- a CDS encoding DUF1801 domain-containing protein — translated: MPNTAFEYIQSLPEDRRESFSKLRDIVKKNLPKGFEETIQYKMIGFVVPKKTYPAGYHVTPELALPFIHIASQKNGLALYHMGIYADEKLLKWFQTEYPKHCKTKLDMGKSCIRFKKLEDMPWKLIGELVSKIGPKDWIQIYEKNLPKKVTSKKS